One window of the Runella slithyformis DSM 19594 genome contains the following:
- a CDS encoding rolling circle replication-associated protein, which translates to MKTSNKRDKSLDKIVGKVLKWDFSRIAKFKPHSVVTTQRYMKTGDFTGSYEVSATSKANLLQNKDDATGYNGYMSEATRRHVKGILENWLTSIELNALLSYPVAVNAQGVYPTFVTLTLPCKQMHDDRDLKENCFHPFMNEMIRKYGVKNFLWVSETQKNGNIHFHAIFDRKVDAYVLRHCWNRHIDKFPYCYVQDYASTQRFIYRKGFFVRKDMYEMGVAAALKRAKAEGRKMTKAEAGRNEEKRQRNAYELGEASKWKNPNSTDIHALKSIKKLTAYVSKYFTKKPEIKAPVLAENQRLVENNGKYFIETTPGPDDEQMWGDSNLKAYTPTFTVRRMRGRIWGSSAALKAPETKPVPFSCVLDRKVCEMVTYEAQFTRKIKTSVPWTDITGQTRYKVVKHEVTETTTYEAPEYPENTQHRAALRYLINLKETVVSQDEIKKATERAGPLFLEMKGEVIPLRDTQRELMQEYAPDLYQEYNTHYKNVFARLYSGQHTSETENAQFAYAA; encoded by the coding sequence ATGAAAACTTCCAATAAACGAGATAAAAGTCTTGACAAAATCGTTGGCAAAGTCCTGAAATGGGATTTTTCCAGAATCGCAAAATTCAAACCTCATTCCGTCGTAACGACTCAACGTTACATGAAAACGGGTGATTTTACAGGATCATACGAAGTGAGCGCAACGAGTAAAGCCAATCTTTTGCAGAATAAGGATGATGCCACGGGCTATAACGGCTACATGAGCGAAGCTACCCGCCGGCACGTCAAAGGTATTTTGGAAAATTGGTTGACTTCCATCGAACTCAATGCCCTCCTTTCTTATCCCGTAGCCGTGAATGCCCAGGGTGTTTATCCCACGTTCGTCACCCTCACTCTGCCATGTAAGCAGATGCACGATGATCGTGATTTGAAGGAAAACTGTTTTCACCCGTTCATGAATGAAATGATCAGAAAGTACGGAGTCAAAAACTTTTTGTGGGTATCAGAAACCCAAAAAAACGGCAACATTCACTTTCATGCCATATTTGATCGTAAGGTTGATGCCTATGTATTGCGCCATTGTTGGAACAGACATATTGATAAATTCCCTTACTGCTATGTTCAGGATTACGCATCTACCCAACGCTTCATCTACCGCAAAGGCTTTTTTGTCCGGAAGGATATGTACGAAATGGGAGTAGCCGCGGCACTGAAACGGGCCAAAGCCGAAGGTAGGAAAATGACCAAAGCCGAAGCGGGAAGAAACGAAGAAAAACGGCAACGGAATGCTTATGAGTTGGGCGAAGCCTCCAAATGGAAGAACCCCAACAGTACCGACATTCATGCGCTGAAATCCATCAAGAAACTCACCGCCTACGTCAGCAAGTATTTCACCAAAAAGCCCGAAATCAAAGCGCCCGTTTTGGCCGAAAATCAAAGGTTGGTCGAAAACAACGGAAAGTACTTCATTGAAACTACCCCCGGACCTGATGATGAACAAATGTGGGGTGACTCCAACCTAAAAGCCTATACCCCAACCTTCACCGTTCGTCGGATGCGTGGACGGATTTGGGGATCCTCAGCCGCTCTCAAAGCCCCCGAAACAAAGCCCGTTCCTTTCTCGTGCGTACTGGATCGGAAAGTATGTGAAATGGTTACGTATGAAGCCCAATTCACGCGTAAAATCAAAACCTCCGTACCATGGACCGACATTACCGGTCAAACCCGGTACAAAGTGGTAAAGCATGAAGTAACCGAAACCACGACCTACGAAGCCCCCGAATACCCGGAAAATACTCAGCACCGCGCCGCCCTCCGGTACCTGATCAACCTCAAAGAAACCGTAGTGAGTCAGGATGAAATCAAAAAAGCCACCGAACGGGCCGGGCCGCTTTTTCTGGAAATGAAAGGCGAAGTGATCCCGCTCAGAGATACTCAGCGGGAATTGATGCAGGAATACGCCCCGGATTTGTATCAGGAGTACAATACCCATTACAAAAACGTCTTTGCTCGACTGTATTCAGGTCAGCATACCTCCGAGACGGAAAACGCTCAATTTGCTTATGCCGCTTAA
- a CDS encoding DNA adenine methylase: MVEVKPYKTYFGGKEATGVFQAIINQIPPHSTYAELFVGNGSIFRNKKKADFNILCDKSEKVVAEWEKQGIQKIDLESWDFLTAPSDFIVNECAIEVLGTSLNHDWITTMDFKDVFIYLDPPYPFTVRKQQKNVYDHELTAQDHNALLEVISSYKNAKIMISSYPNELYDEVLKDWRKVDFQGQTRQGKVTERIYMNYPEPTELHDYRYYGLNFRDRWRIKKSIKNIVGKFNRLPALERNAVLAAVISEVNPSMNVKKVVAQATSSK; encoded by the coding sequence ATGGTAGAAGTGAAACCATATAAAACGTATTTCGGTGGCAAAGAAGCTACTGGAGTTTTTCAGGCAATCATCAATCAAATTCCCCCTCATTCGACCTATGCTGAACTTTTCGTTGGCAATGGTTCAATATTTAGAAATAAAAAGAAGGCTGATTTCAACATTCTCTGTGATAAGTCCGAAAAAGTAGTAGCTGAATGGGAAAAGCAAGGAATACAGAAAATAGACCTTGAGTCTTGGGATTTCCTTACTGCTCCCTCTGATTTTATTGTCAACGAATGTGCAATTGAAGTCTTAGGAACTTCTCTTAATCATGACTGGATTACGACCATGGACTTTAAAGACGTATTTATCTATTTAGACCCGCCTTATCCCTTCACTGTCAGAAAACAGCAAAAAAATGTCTACGATCACGAATTGACCGCTCAGGATCACAACGCCCTTTTAGAGGTGATAAGCAGCTATAAGAATGCAAAAATCATGATTTCAAGTTACCCGAATGAACTATATGATGAAGTCTTGAAGGATTGGAGAAAAGTTGATTTTCAGGGCCAAACCCGTCAGGGCAAAGTAACTGAGCGGATATACATGAACTATCCCGAACCTACCGAATTGCATGATTACAGATACTACGGTTTGAATTTTCGTGATAGGTGGAGAATAAAAAAAAGCATCAAAAACATCGTTGGTAAATTCAATCGTCTTCCCGCCTTGGAACGGAACGCCGTTTTAGCCGCTGTGATATCGGAAGTGAATCCATCGATGAACGTCAAAAAGGTAGTTGCTCAAGCTACCTCATCCAAATAG
- a CDS encoding LPD1 domain-containing protein, which translates to MAKSRKIIDTSVRVTEGSRADAYWQGEGFTDLIGFVRPKLELPKSLQLNSSIDVVQKRFSIKDINFGNWVTNEDRFNYLNSLIVCCYDLNKVVRFNYNIGFGKLSVAFGARGKGRALAHYEPYYKIINITRYQDDEGSKVARFISSGGMGSFAHEYGHFLDYFAGEYLNKSSVLFAVTGGRTVDKSRMKVPGEIRQTADDILEMIIWRQPEKTLSNYYKRLFELVAKLDDMGEYFLRRNEMFARWFEAWVSWELRQQGITNRLLAQSKYDPRIYPNDAELEKIAPLFRRFCLQVKNGVLN; encoded by the coding sequence ATGGCAAAAAGTAGAAAGATCATCGACACTTCGGTAAGAGTGACCGAAGGGAGCCGCGCTGATGCCTATTGGCAGGGTGAAGGATTCACGGATTTGATCGGGTTTGTTCGGCCAAAACTGGAATTACCCAAATCCCTCCAACTCAATTCAAGCATTGATGTAGTGCAGAAGCGTTTCAGCATCAAAGACATTAATTTCGGGAATTGGGTGACCAATGAGGACCGTTTCAACTACCTCAACAGCCTGATCGTATGTTGTTACGACCTCAACAAAGTGGTAAGGTTCAATTACAACATTGGCTTTGGCAAATTGTCCGTTGCCTTCGGTGCCCGGGGCAAAGGCCGTGCCCTTGCGCACTATGAGCCGTACTACAAGATCATCAACATCACCCGTTACCAAGATGATGAAGGCAGTAAAGTTGCCCGTTTCATATCAAGCGGCGGTATGGGGAGTTTTGCCCATGAATACGGCCATTTTCTGGACTATTTCGCGGGGGAATACCTGAATAAAAGTTCCGTACTGTTTGCCGTGACCGGTGGCCGTACCGTGGATAAAAGCCGTATGAAAGTGCCCGGGGAAATCCGTCAAACCGCTGATGATATTTTAGAGATGATCATTTGGCGTCAACCCGAAAAAACCCTGTCCAACTATTACAAACGCCTGTTTGAATTGGTCGCTAAATTGGATGATATGGGAGAATACTTCCTACGGCGCAATGAAATGTTTGCCCGGTGGTTTGAAGCGTGGGTGAGTTGGGAATTACGTCAGCAGGGAATCACCAACCGCCTGTTGGCCCAATCCAAATACGACCCGCGTATCTATCCCAACGATGCCGAATTGGAAAAGATCGCGCCGCTGTTTCGTCGTTTCTGCCTACAGGTTAAAAACGGCGTTCTGAATTGA
- a CDS encoding TetR/AcrR family transcriptional regulator, with product MNTKNVRKYQATSMTQLAQAAGLDVRTFYGYFTTQDFHAMIDLGWNPHTQKKKLPPPIVKYIREKFIDIE from the coding sequence ATGAATACCAAAAACGTACGGAAATATCAGGCAACGAGCATGACCCAACTTGCACAAGCGGCGGGATTGGATGTTCGTACGTTTTACGGATACTTTACAACGCAGGATTTTCACGCAATGATTGATTTAGGGTGGAATCCTCACACCCAAAAAAAGAAACTTCCCCCTCCCATTGTGAAATACATAAGGGAGAAATTTATAGATATTGAATAG
- a CDS encoding DNA cytosine methyltransferase — protein MNTRYEQSGDPSQLLLSLFSGVDLLGHGFRQNGFCVVSAGDIILGQDVRTFQGIPGRFDGIVGGSPCQDFSRARRTPPTGYGLEMLGEYVRIVTEVKPRWFLLENVPAVPNVNVPGYQIQRFDLCPTELGYDQRRRRHFQFGSIDGLWLDIERRQFTGKSLPTLTASDGKRSQRRSYEEFCRLQGLKHELHLPDLTQSARYKVVGNGVHAAVAFEVARAIRAATTNPNPETLASVNRCACGCGRRVTGKQKSASDACRKRLQKSREAAAV, from the coding sequence GTGAATACTCGATACGAACAAAGCGGTGATCCTTCACAATTGTTATTGAGCCTTTTTTCAGGCGTTGACCTGTTGGGTCATGGATTCCGTCAAAACGGTTTTTGTGTAGTAAGTGCGGGTGATATTATCTTAGGTCAGGACGTTCGCACGTTTCAGGGAATCCCGGGACGTTTTGACGGGATCGTTGGCGGCTCGCCGTGTCAGGATTTCAGCCGTGCGAGAAGAACTCCGCCCACGGGATACGGACTCGAAATGCTTGGTGAGTATGTACGTATAGTCACGGAAGTTAAGCCGCGTTGGTTCCTTTTAGAGAATGTGCCGGCCGTGCCAAATGTGAATGTACCAGGTTATCAAATTCAGCGTTTCGACCTTTGCCCTACTGAATTGGGCTATGATCAACGCCGCCGCCGGCACTTCCAGTTTGGGAGCATCGACGGTTTATGGTTGGACATTGAGCGGCGCCAATTCACAGGTAAAAGCCTACCCACACTCACGGCCAGTGACGGGAAAAGATCACAACGCCGAAGCTATGAGGAATTTTGCCGCTTGCAGGGTCTTAAGCATGAACTCCATCTCCCTGATTTGACCCAATCAGCCAGGTACAAAGTAGTGGGCAACGGCGTTCATGCCGCCGTAGCTTTTGAGGTAGCCCGGGCCATTCGTGCCGCTACGACCAACCCAAACCCTGAAACCCTTGCAAGTGTGAATCGGTGTGCATGTGGTTGCGGTCGACGGGTCACGGGAAAACAGAAATCGGCTTCCGATGCTTGCCGAAAGCGGTTGCAAAAAAGCCGTGAAGCCGCAGCGGTGTGA